DNA sequence from the Entomomonas asaccharolytica genome:
GGCATTCCATCAATTTGAATATGTTCTTTAAGAATATCTCTGGTGGTACCCTCTATATCAGTGACAATAGCTGCTTCACGGCCTGCTAATGCATTTAATAAACTCGATTTACCTGCATTTGGTAAACCTGCTATGACTACATTCATACCATCACGTAATAAAGCGCCTTGTGAAGCTTCTTTTTCTACTTTTTCTACTTCTGCTAATAATTGTTGTACTTGTGTTAATACATGACCATCTGATAAAAAATCAATTTCTTCTTCAGGAAAATCAATAGCAGCTTCTACATAAATCCTCAAAGCTATTAAACTTTCAGTAAGTGCATGCACTTTATTGGAAAATTCACCTTGCAAAGAACGTAATGCATTACGAGCTGCTTGTTTAGAGCTGGCATCAATTAAATCTGCAATAGCTTCTGCTTGTGCTAAATCTAATTTATCATTTAAAAAAGCTCGTTCACTAAACTCACCTGGCCTAGCTTGCCTTGCTCCAAAGTTTATACAAGTTTCTAACAATAAATCTAGTATTACAGGCCCCCCATGTCCCTGTAACTCTAATATATCTTCTCCAGTGAATGAATTTGGTGCAGCAAAGAATAATAAAATACCTTGGTCTATTATTTCATTTCTATTATCAAACCAAGGGCCATAATAGGCATGTCTAGCTTTTAATTCTGTTTGTTTAGATAATTTTAAACCTATGATTTTAGCTAACGGACCAGATACTCTGACAATACCTACACTTCCCCTTCCCTGTGCAGTGGCTATTGCAACAATAGTATCTTTGGTGTAAATCATATTTAAACTATCCAAGTAAAACGCCCCTAACG
Encoded proteins:
- the mnmE gene encoding tRNA uridine-5-carboxymethylaminomethyl(34) synthesis GTPase MnmE; translated protein: MIYTKDTIVAIATAQGRGSVGIVRVSGPLAKIIGLKLSKQTELKARHAYYGPWFDNRNEIIDQGILLFFAAPNSFTGEDILELQGHGGPVILDLLLETCINFGARQARPGEFSERAFLNDKLDLAQAEAIADLIDASSKQAARNALRSLQGEFSNKVHALTESLIALRIYVEAAIDFPEEEIDFLSDGHVLTQVQQLLAEVEKVEKEASQGALLRDGMNVVIAGLPNAGKSSLLNALAGREAAIVTDIEGTTRDILKEHIQIDGMPLHIIDTAGLRDTNDPVEKIGVERALVAINEADRILLVVDSTKPEVANPLTVWPSFLNPKPAMDKVTVICNKADLSHNQIELVVNEDGHTTIYLSAKANQGIDLLREHLKACMGYEHTAESSFSARRRHLQALQEAREAIQHGYKQLVEQRAGELLAEDLRQAQQVLGTITGTFTSDDLLGRIFSSFCIGK